From a region of the Candidatus Binataceae bacterium genome:
- a CDS encoding acyl-CoA dehydrogenase family protein has product MRDAIIAAIQRWTEQGQSVAETSVRQMKADAGGRQSEMANTLLSRAREMIPVLAERASAAEAQRSIPAETIAEFKRAGFFRVIQPKRYGGYELDPQIFFDLQITLAQGCMSSGWVYGVVAVHNWQLGLFDVRAQEEVWGKDNSVLIASSYMPRGQVERVDGGFKFRGRWSFSSGVDHADWLFLGGVVPAGNGAGAPDYRTFLVPRADISINDNWHTWGLRGTGSKEVVIEDAFVPEYRTHRAIDGFTGASPGLSVNSAPLYKLPFGQIFVRAVSSASIGALQGALEVFRKYASTRLSTNDMSRTAEDPSAGIAVAEAAVAIDDMKLELHRNFAAMMDTLERGESLDINDRIHYRYQSAAVAQRCAEHVDRLFHACGGQGVYTDHPIGRFLADIHAARLHYANNADKFARNYGGVLLGQVNSDFFI; this is encoded by the coding sequence GTGCGCGATGCGATCATCGCCGCGATTCAACGATGGACTGAGCAGGGGCAAAGCGTGGCAGAAACATCCGTGCGCCAGATGAAGGCCGATGCAGGGGGTCGCCAGAGTGAAATGGCGAACACTCTCTTGTCGCGGGCGCGCGAGATGATTCCGGTTTTGGCGGAGCGCGCGTCTGCGGCGGAGGCACAGCGCTCGATTCCTGCCGAGACGATCGCGGAGTTCAAGCGTGCCGGGTTCTTCCGGGTAATTCAACCGAAACGCTACGGGGGGTACGAACTCGACCCGCAGATTTTCTTTGACCTGCAAATAACCCTCGCTCAAGGATGCATGTCGAGCGGCTGGGTCTACGGGGTCGTGGCGGTGCACAACTGGCAGTTGGGGCTGTTCGATGTGCGCGCGCAGGAAGAGGTGTGGGGCAAGGACAACAGCGTTCTAATCGCATCGAGTTACATGCCGCGTGGCCAGGTCGAGCGCGTCGACGGCGGGTTCAAGTTTCGCGGGCGCTGGAGCTTTTCCAGCGGCGTCGATCACGCCGACTGGCTCTTTCTGGGTGGAGTCGTTCCGGCCGGCAACGGAGCAGGCGCGCCGGACTACCGGACCTTTCTTGTTCCACGTGCCGATATCAGCATCAACGACAACTGGCACACCTGGGGGCTCCGCGGAACGGGCAGCAAAGAGGTCGTAATCGAAGATGCATTCGTACCCGAGTATCGCACCCATCGCGCGATCGATGGCTTTACCGGGGCCAGTCCCGGCCTGAGCGTCAACTCGGCGCCCCTCTACAAGCTCCCCTTCGGACAAATCTTCGTGCGCGCGGTTTCCAGCGCTTCGATCGGCGCGCTCCAGGGTGCGCTCGAGGTATTTCGCAAATATGCGTCCACGCGCCTGAGCACCAACGACATGTCGCGGACCGCCGAAGATCCCTCCGCCGGGATTGCGGTGGCCGAGGCTGCCGTCGCGATCGACGACATGAAGCTTGAGTTGCACCGCAACTTCGCGGCGATGATGGACACGCTTGAGCGCGGAGAGTCTCTCGACATCAACGATAGAATTCACTACCGCTATCAGTCGGCCGCGGTTGCGCAGCGCTGTGCGGAACACGTCGATCGTCTCTTCCACGCCTGCGGCGGGCAGGGCGTCTACACCGACCATCCGATCGGGCGGTTTCTCGCCGACATCCATGCGGCACGCCTGCACTATGCCAACAACGCGGACAAGTTTGCGCGTAACTACGGTGGCGTGTTGCTGGGCCAGGTTAACTCCGACTTTTTCATATGA
- a CDS encoding class I SAM-dependent methyltransferase, whose translation MTQNIYDNQKFFEKYQRLPRSLKGLPGAPEWPALRALLPTMGGLRVLDLGCGIGWFSRWARQNGASRVLGIDVSRKMLTRARAETHDSGIRYLRADLERLRLQSNSFELVFSSLALHYVKNLAGLMSKVRRSLVPGGSLVFSVEHPIYTAPSSPRWRTASGRKFWPVDRYLQEGPRSTDWLAKGVIKQHRTLATYINILLRLGLSISEINEWGPTPRQIASQPDWVDERERPAFLLVAARG comes from the coding sequence TTGACTCAGAACATCTATGACAACCAGAAGTTCTTCGAAAAGTACCAGCGTTTACCGCGTTCGCTTAAGGGATTGCCAGGCGCTCCGGAATGGCCTGCCTTGCGCGCCTTACTGCCCACCATGGGCGGGCTTCGGGTCCTGGACCTCGGATGCGGGATTGGGTGGTTCAGCCGCTGGGCCCGACAAAACGGAGCCTCTCGGGTGTTGGGCATCGATGTTTCGCGGAAAATGTTGACTCGAGCTCGCGCCGAAACCCATGATTCGGGGATTCGTTACCTCAGGGCCGACCTGGAACGATTGCGATTGCAGTCGAATTCATTCGAGTTGGTCTTTAGTTCCCTGGCGCTTCACTACGTGAAGAATCTAGCGGGACTGATGTCGAAGGTTCGGCGATCGCTCGTCCCCGGCGGAAGCCTGGTCTTTTCGGTCGAGCACCCGATCTATACCGCCCCTTCCAGTCCCAGGTGGCGCACCGCTTCCGGGCGCAAGTTTTGGCCCGTCGATAGATATCTGCAAGAAGGTCCCCGCTCCACGGACTGGCTCGCCAAGGGCGTCATCAAGCAACACCGCACCCTGGCGACCTACATCAACATCTTACTTCGGCTGGGGCTCTCGATTTCCGAAATTAACGAATGGGGTCCCACGCCAAGACAAATAGCGTCGCAACCGGATTGGGTAGATGAACGCGAGCGGCCCGCGTTCCTGTTGGTGGCCGCGCGAGGCTAG
- a CDS encoding SDR family NAD(P)-dependent oxidoreductase, translating into MLNGRVAVVTGASLGVGKGIAIALGAVGATVYVTGRSARQGDNPYGGTVFSTAEEVSKRGGRGIAVVCDHSDDDQTRALFKRVEKESARLDILVNNAIAIPDGLTETGPFWEKPLGFVKLLNVGLRSNYVASYLAAPLLVRNGGLIFNSSSPGARSYVHGPAYGAAKAGGDKMSHDMAHDFKPFDVAVISVWLGLVKTEKVMMIDANKSKYGPMLEIAESPEFGGLIIDAVFNDRERMTLSGKTFFAAELAQRYGVKDIDGKQPPSGRAYLGAPSEFTDIFIE; encoded by the coding sequence ATGTTAAACGGACGGGTCGCGGTCGTTACCGGAGCGAGCCTTGGGGTTGGCAAGGGGATCGCGATCGCGCTGGGCGCGGTGGGCGCGACTGTTTACGTGACCGGACGCAGCGCCAGGCAGGGCGACAATCCCTATGGCGGCACGGTGTTTTCCACCGCCGAGGAAGTTAGCAAGCGGGGCGGACGCGGGATCGCCGTGGTCTGCGATCACAGCGACGACGACCAGACCCGCGCACTGTTTAAGCGCGTCGAGAAAGAATCTGCGCGCCTCGACATCCTGGTGAACAATGCCATCGCCATCCCCGACGGTCTTACCGAAACGGGTCCGTTCTGGGAGAAGCCGCTGGGATTCGTGAAACTGCTGAATGTGGGTCTCCGATCGAACTACGTGGCCTCGTACCTGGCTGCGCCACTGCTCGTCCGCAACGGTGGGTTGATTTTCAATTCATCCTCGCCCGGCGCAAGGAGCTATGTTCATGGCCCCGCTTACGGGGCGGCCAAGGCGGGTGGCGACAAGATGTCGCATGATATGGCGCACGATTTCAAACCGTTCGACGTGGCGGTGATTTCGGTGTGGCTCGGGCTGGTGAAAACCGAGAAGGTTATGATGATCGACGCCAACAAGTCGAAGTACGGACCGATGCTCGAAATCGCGGAGTCGCCGGAGTTCGGCGGTCTCATCATCGACGCGGTATTCAATGATCGCGAGCGAATGACGCTGAGTGGAAAGACCTTCTTCGCAGCGGAACTTGCTCAACGCTACGGCGTAAAAGACATCGACGGCAAGCAACCGCCGTCAGGCCGCGCGTACCTTGGCGCGCCATCGGAATTCACCGACATATTCATCGAATGA
- a CDS encoding FAD-dependent oxidoreductase, which yields MSDGARVNVPPSDGKWDYEFDVVVVGSGSGGMTAALCAHDLGQSVLVIEKSDQYGGTTAISGGGVWVPCNHLMAGAGGSDSYDDALTYLKTATRGMVAETRLRAYLEHSPKMLKYLEEKSRLRYRSMPQYSDYYPNLPGAKSGYRTLDPIPFNAAELGDDFADMRPPQPGTLIGGRVAMTAGEAHAMLTKERGWIALLLRRMAKYWLDLPWRFRSKRDRRLTLGSALIGALRRSMLDRKIPLWLETPLESLVSDSRGVAGVIATRGSRAVRLRAQRGVVLAAGGFEHNQSMRDQYLPKPTSAEWTVTPASNTGDAIRAGQSLGAQIALMDHAWWAPTLFVMGREKRRAVFVERALPGCVLVNRKGSRFVDEAAPYSDIVYAMYADHEKTGANLPAWLIFDAEFRRKYPIGPLLPGMARPDKALPASWLGQVYFRADSLEALAQQIEIDAAGLGATVERMNEFATTGDDRDFGKGSNPFDRYYGDVNVKPNPCLAPLAKAPFYAIRIDAGDIGTKGGLLTDEFARVLRDDDQPIPGLYAIGNTSAAVMGPSYPGAGSTLGPAMTFGYIAAHHLAGV from the coding sequence ATGAGCGACGGCGCGCGGGTCAACGTTCCCCCCTCAGACGGGAAATGGGACTACGAGTTCGATGTGGTGGTGGTCGGATCGGGATCGGGCGGCATGACGGCGGCGCTGTGCGCGCACGATCTCGGCCAGTCCGTGCTGGTCATCGAAAAGAGCGATCAGTACGGAGGCACCACCGCGATCTCAGGTGGTGGCGTGTGGGTGCCCTGTAATCATTTGATGGCGGGCGCGGGCGGGAGCGACAGCTACGATGACGCGCTGACGTATCTCAAGACTGCGACTCGCGGAATGGTCGCGGAGACACGCCTGCGTGCTTATCTGGAACACTCGCCGAAGATGCTCAAATACCTGGAGGAGAAGTCGCGGCTCCGCTACCGCTCAATGCCGCAGTACTCCGACTACTATCCGAATCTACCCGGAGCCAAGTCTGGGTATCGAACCCTGGATCCGATTCCATTCAATGCGGCCGAACTGGGCGACGATTTTGCGGATATGCGTCCGCCCCAGCCGGGCACCCTGATCGGAGGACGGGTCGCGATGACCGCGGGCGAGGCACACGCCATGCTCACCAAAGAGCGTGGATGGATCGCACTGCTGCTCAGGCGCATGGCGAAATACTGGCTCGACCTGCCCTGGCGGTTCCGTTCCAAGCGGGATCGCCGACTGACCCTGGGCAGCGCGCTGATCGGCGCGCTGCGGCGCTCGATGCTCGATCGGAAAATTCCCTTGTGGCTAGAGACTCCGCTGGAGTCATTGGTCAGCGACTCACGCGGGGTGGCGGGCGTGATTGCGACCCGGGGCAGCAGGGCGGTGCGCCTTCGCGCGCAGCGTGGCGTGGTGCTGGCGGCGGGTGGATTCGAGCACAACCAATCGATGCGCGACCAGTATCTGCCCAAGCCCACCAGCGCCGAGTGGACCGTGACGCCCGCGTCGAATACCGGGGACGCGATTCGCGCGGGACAGAGCCTCGGTGCTCAGATCGCACTGATGGACCACGCGTGGTGGGCCCCGACCCTGTTCGTCATGGGGCGCGAGAAGCGCCGCGCGGTATTCGTGGAGCGGGCATTGCCCGGCTGCGTGCTGGTGAACCGCAAGGGAAGCAGATTTGTCGACGAGGCCGCGCCCTATAGTGACATCGTCTATGCCATGTACGCGGACCACGAGAAGACCGGCGCAAATCTGCCCGCGTGGCTCATTTTTGATGCCGAGTTTCGCCGCAAATATCCGATTGGCCCGCTACTTCCGGGCATGGCGCGTCCCGACAAAGCCCTTCCCGCCAGCTGGCTTGGCCAGGTCTATTTCAGAGCCGATTCGCTCGAGGCGCTTGCTCAGCAGATAGAGATCGACGCGGCGGGTCTTGGTGCGACGGTCGAGCGGATGAATGAGTTTGCGACCACCGGTGACGATAGAGACTTCGGCAAGGGCAGCAACCCTTTCGACCGCTACTACGGCGACGTCAATGTGAAGCCCAACCCGTGTCTCGCGCCGCTGGCGAAGGCGCCATTTTATGCGATCCGCATCGACGCGGGCGACATTGGCACCAAGGGCGGCCTGCTGACCGATGAATTCGCGCGGGTCTTGCGCGACGATGATCAGCCGATCCCGGGCCTGTACGCGATCGGTAACACCTCGGCCGCGGTGATGGGGCCAAGCTACCCCGGCGCGGGTTCCACGCTGGGTCCCGCGATGACGTTCGGGTACATCGCGGCGCATCACTTGGCAGGAGTTTGA